TTGGTTAAATTTCCGTTAATATCTATGGAAGTGTTTGCTCTCCGACCGTATGCTGAATGAAATTTTGCCCTTTCGGTTTGTCCTAGATACTACTGCGATCGCAGGTGCTGGTTTGTGGTCACTGGCTTTGTATCTTGGTTTTTGGCCTCTCACCGAATGGGTAACCGAACAGCTAAAGCGTTGGTTTAATTTTGCTGAGCGATCGCTCTACACTTCCGAAGCAGAATTTGAAAGAACCCGTCGTGCTAGAGAGTCACAAAATGCTTTTTATGCCTCTATCTTTAGTATTGTTCCTTTTTTGTTTGTCGGGAGCTTTTGCAACTGGGGAGTCGAACTAAGTTTAGGCAGCAGTTGGGCGATTAGCGTGGGAATGCTGGCTTGTATTGCTTGCGGTATTTACGAACTGGGGCGTCGAGATGGTCAGAAATGAGCGAATTAGCAAGTTAATATAATATGGATCAAAATTTTAGATAAATCTTTTGATTTATCGTATTATTTTAAATAATTGAAATCTGTTTAAAAATCAAACTAAAAATATAGTTCTTCCTCATCGAAATTATAATACAACAAAAAATAGTAAAAGTATATAGGAAAGCCCTTAATTAGGGCTTTCCTCATTGAAAACTGTTAAACTAACGATGCGATCGCATCTTCGAGAGTAACTCGTCCTTTGACATGAGTAGCTCCCTTACCTTCAAAAACAATATGGCCAGTATTGAAATTATCTAACATCTGGCTCCAAGAATTGACAGAACTAGGACTATTCCCACCTTGTTCGAGAACTTTTCCCCAGTCTGAACTTGGAAGCTCAACCGCCTGTACCGAACGACCCAACGCCTTGGCAAATGCCGCCGCCGCATCATTGGGGCTATAAGGCTGTGGCCCTTCCAGTTCGACGATCCTTTTACCGCTCCAGGTTTCCAATAAGCACTCTGCACAAACGCGCCCGATATCTGCTGCTGAAACCATTGGTATGGCACGATCTAAAGGAGTGAGAAAGCTGGGCAACACCCCATTATTCGCCGCTACACCTGCCATTGATGCCCAATTCTCCATAAAATAAGCAGCGCGAACAAATGTCACGGGTAAATCAAGATTACCCAAGATTCTTTCTAAAATCCAGGTAGTGCGAATATTACCAGTTCCTTCTGGAATATGAGCACCTACCGAGGAAAGCTGCACGATTTTAGAGAGTCCGGCATTTTGAACTGCTTGTTGGAATGCTTTGCCTACCGTTTCGGCAA
This genomic stretch from Leptolyngbyaceae cyanobacterium harbors:
- a CDS encoding NmrA family NAD(P)-binding protein — protein: MSEQEIYVVLGATGQTGAAAAETLIEHGASVRVVVRNASKGDVWAQRGAEVAVADVTDVEALTKAFSGATGAYLLNPPAYNADDMFAVAETVGKAFQQAVQNAGLSKIVQLSSVGAHIPEGTGNIRTTWILERILGNLDLPVTFVRAAYFMENWASMAGVAANNGVLPSFLTPLDRAIPMVSAADIGRVCAECLLETWSGKRIVELEGPQPYSPNDAAAAFAKALGRSVQAVELPSSDWGKVLEQGGNSPSSVNSWSQMLDNFNTGHIVFEGKGATHVKGRVTLEDAIASLV